The region TTGTAAGCAAATAAGGAGCAAAATTCCCCAAATGCTTATCAGATAAAATACTAACCCAGTTCCCAAGCCATATATCCTTTCCGGAGGGATAGTTACTCCAGCAAGTTCTCGTAACAAAGCATCCGCGAACCGGCTCTGGAATCAGGCAGAAAGAAAAGGAACAGTCGAAGATGATGAACAACTAACACATTCATTACAAGAGTAAAACAACTAAAACATTCATTAGCAGGTGAAGGAAAAATTGACTTGTAGACCAAGTAATGAAAGGAGAACCAGGAAAAGACTATGACTGATCTCAACTATGATACTTTCCTACATTCAAGTTCCTTTTAccccctttttctttccttttgccttggttttcatttcaaattccgGAGACTGGATCAAACTACCGATATATCCACAATGTTTGCCTCTTCGAACTGATAGCAAACTTTTCATCTTGTTCTTGTGCATGTGTGCGTTGTGTGAGAGAGGAGGAAGGGACAATCAGAGTGAAAGAAACTCACAGCACCTGTTTTGTAGTGACTATATATATACTTGAGCTAGAGAATTTAAGGGCATCTGGAACACCTGGATAAAACCTGCAGCATAAGCATCTTCAGTTCATTGCTTGATGCAAAATGTGCCATTACAAAACTCGAGTCTTAAAGCATGTGACATAGCTGGTTTAACATCTGTTGTTACTAGTTAGCTTCTCTTTTGCTTTACATTTGAGTCATATACTTATTGATTCGTCTATTAACAATTTTGATAAACATATTCACATCAAATACTTTAGGTTCATTGATCAAGCCTATAATAGAAACATTGCATCTCTGGCCTAACTCCAACTTAACAAGCTTTAAATAAAATATACCTATTTGCACCAATCCAAGTTGCTAGGTCATTATCCATCCATTCATCCCTAACCTTTCCGAAGAGATCAATTAAAGCATCCCTGTTTTCATCCCATTCTTCCATGATTACTGGCTTTATTTTTGACCAGTTCTCTAAAATATCTTCAACAGTTAGTCCTTCTGCAACCTTACAAATTGAACCATTGGCTTTAGGTCCAGACCAATATTATAGAAAGAAATCTAATTAAGAATAAAGTAAAAATGAATCATAGTGGATCTTAGATACTCCATATCGAAAATATAGCTTCAAGGTAGAGTCATGGGCATTATTTATACACCCACCGAAGTTTTCCGAATCGAAGGTAATCTACTCTCCACCAACAACCTCACAAGTAGCAGATTCTCATACCCCGTTTCGACCACAGGTCGCACCTGTGACATTATAAGACATTAGTTTCAACATAGCAAtctttcataaattccaatttttaGCTTAGACATTAACTATCGCCCAAAAAATGAATAGCCTT is a window of Gossypium hirsutum isolate 1008001.06 chromosome D08, Gossypium_hirsutum_v2.1, whole genome shotgun sequence DNA encoding:
- the LOC107922027 gene encoding uncharacterized protein, which codes for MGDLYALDFDGVLCDSCGESSISAVKAAKVRWPALFDGVDSVLEDWIVDQMHMVRPVVETGYENLLLVRLLVESRLPSIRKTSVAEGLTVEDILENWSKIKPVIMEEWDENRDALIDLFGKVRDEWMDNDLATWIGANRFYPGVPDALKFSSSSIYIVTTKQSRFADALLRELAGVTIPPERIYGLGTGPKVKVLKQLQLRPEHQGMKLHFVEDRLATLKNVIKEPELDGWNLYLGDWGYNTQKEREEAANISRIQLLQLSDFSKKLK